Proteins from one Rosa chinensis cultivar Old Blush chromosome 7, RchiOBHm-V2, whole genome shotgun sequence genomic window:
- the LOC112178554 gene encoding cationic amino acid transporter 6, chloroplastic has protein sequence MEAKTLQYSFANMASTTTTTQTPPNNTNTSLCFSNYLQSLSQTPHRLRKRMLATWTPDQELNQVRQRSGADMKRKLKWYDLMALGVGGMLGVGVFVTTGSVAHKTAGPSVFISYIIAGISALLSSLCYTEFSVQIPVAGGAFSYLRVTFGEFVGYFAGANILMEYVLSNAAVARSFTEYLSSAFGEDDPRTWRVEVDGLVKGYNMLDFPAVALILLLTFCLCHSTKESSTLNLVMTVFHVVFFGFIIIAGFCIGSTNNLVKPKGLAPFGVRGVLDGAAIVYFSYIGYDSASTMAEEIQNPSQSLPVGIIGSVVITSMLYCLMALSLCLMVPYNKISEKISFSVAFRQIGWDWASNVVGAGASLGIVASLLVAMLGQARYLCVIGRARLVPSWLAKVHPSTGTPLNATLFLGLCTASIALFTDLEIVIEMISIGTLLVFYLVANALIYRRYVIITNNPPFQTLLFLFLLSSSAIGFSVSWKLNQQRWGLPLFGMSTVTIIAFFNYMVPCVCHPTGWSMPFMPWPAALSIFLNVFLMTTLKKFSFERFAIWACFITLFYLLYGVHSTYKAEERESTGVDEVNPSSAVQQIKLDIQVV, from the exons ATGGAAGCCAAAACACTCCAGTATAGTTTTGCAAACATGgcttccaccaccaccacaactcaAACTCCTCCCAACAACACAAACACCAGTCTTTGCTTCTCCAACTATCTCCAATCCCTGTCCCAAACACCCCACAGGCTCAGAAAGAGAATGCTTGCCACCTGGACCCCAGACCAGGAGCTCAACCAAGTGAGGCAAAGGTCAGGGGCTGATATGAAGAGAAAACTCAAGTGGTATGATCTCATGGCTCTTGGTGTTGGAGGCATGCTTGGCGTTGGAGTCTTTGTCACAACAGGTTCTGTAGCCCACAAAACAGCTGGTCCTTCTGTCTTCATATCCTATATCATTGCAGGAATATCAGCCCTTCTTTCTTCCTTGTGTTACACTGAATTTTCTGTTCAAATTCCAGTTGCTGGTGGTGCTTTTAGTTATCTCAGAGTGACTTTTG GAGAATTTGTAGGTTATTTTGCTGGGGCAAATATACTCATGGAGTATGTATTGTCAAATGCTGCTGTGGCAAGGAGTTTTACAGAGTATTTATCCTCTGCATTTGGAGAAGATGATCCGAGGACATGGAGAGTAGAAGTGGATGGGTTAGTAAAGGGCTATAATATGTTGGACTTCCCAGCTGTTGCTCTTATTCTACTTCTCACTTTCTGCCTTTGCCATAG CACAAAGGAAAGCTCCACACTGAACCTTGTTATGACGGTGTTTCATGTGGTGTTCTTTGGATTTATTATAATTGCTGGTTTCTGCATTGGGAGCACCAACAACTTGGTGAAGCCTAAGGGACTAGCGCCTTTTGGTGTTAGAGGAGTTCTTGATGGGGCAGCTATAGTTTATTTCAGTTACATCGGCTACGATTCAGCTTCAACCATGGCCGAAGAGATCCAAAACCCTTCGCAGAGCCTGCCCGTCGGCATCATTGGTTCCGTTGTCATTACCTCCATGCTTTATTGCCTTATGGCCTTGTCCTTGTGTTTGATGGTTCCTTACAACAAG ATATCAGAGAAAATATCATTTTCAGTGGCTTTCAGACAGATTGGTTGGGACTGGGCAAGTAACGTGGTTGGGGCTGGTGCAAGCTTGGGGATTGTTGCTTCACTCTTGGTTGCCATGTTAGGCCAAGCCAGGTACCTTTGTGTTATTGGCAGGGCGCGGCTAGTGCCATCCTGGTTAGCCAAGGTGCATCCTTCAACAGGCACTCCACTGAATGCCACACTCTTCCTTG GACTCTGCACAGCATCAATTGCACTCTTCACTGACCTCGAAATAGTGATTGAAATGATCTCCATCGGCACCCTCTTGGTGTTCTACCTTGTGGCCAATGCTCTCATTTATCGTCGATATGTGATCATCACCAACAACCCCCCATTTCAAACTCTCTTGTTCCTCTTCCTCCTTTCATCTAGTGCCATCGGCTTTTCCGTGTCCTGGAAGCTTAACCAACAACGCTGGGGGTTACCGCTTTTCGGAATGTCAACAGTTACCATCATTGCCTTCTTCAACTACATGGTACCTTGTGTTTGCCATCCCACTGGGTGGTCGATGCCATTCATGCCATGGCCGGCTGCACTATCTATCTTCCTTAATGTGTTTCTCATGACCACGCTAAAGAAGTTCTCATTCGAAAGGTTTGCCATATGGGCATGTTTCATAACATTGTTCTATCTATTGTATGGTGTTCACTCGACTTATAAGGCAGAGGAGAGGGAGAGTACTGGTGTTGATGAAGTGAATCCAAGCTCAGCAGTGCAACAAATAAAGCTAGATATTCAAGTAGTTTGA
- the LOC112178555 gene encoding protein FIP2, whose amino-acid sequence MSTVVTTTALPTKPRRVPPPCWTQDEARSLILAYRDRWFALRRTNLKSADWDHVAAATAAAAPSSPPKTALQCRHKMEKLRKRYRAEKQRASGYPGRFSSSWALFHLMDEMESGPDPGFDSGGEFGGGFSLKARNLVKFNGNVGRDFSPDVDENSSFYSEGEDYVNQGFGPKSNGKTDVNLKHSFRKHGDYGVDIRSDRDFVPAGFRPKSSGIVDGNAKRNVRFKEFDGYSCLSGSKFVEKSSVVGIKRDMDPVEDLASSIMRLGEGFVRMEKMKMEMTMEIEKMRMEMELKRNEAMIESHQQIVDAFVNALLERKRKKKAKVESSHA is encoded by the coding sequence ATGTCCACCGTCGTCACCACCACCGCCCTCCCCACCAAACCCCGCCGGGTCCCACCCCCCTGCTGGACCCAGGACGAGGCCCGCTCCCTCATCCTCGCCTACCGCGACCGCTGGTTCGCTCTCCGCCGCACCAATCTCAAATCCGCCGACTGGGACCACGtcgccgccgctaccgccgccgcGGCTCCCTCCTCCCCGCCCAAGACCGCGCTGCAGTGCCGTCATAAGATGGAGAAGCTCCGCAAGCGGTACCGCGCTGAGAAGCAGCGGGCTTCTGGGTACCCGGGTCGGTTTTCCTCGTCGTGGGCTTTGTTTCATCTCATGGATGAAATGGAGTCCGGCCCGGATCCGGGATTCGATAGTGGTGGTGAGTTTGGAGGTGGGTTTTCGCTAAAGGCTCGTAATTTGGTGAAATTTAATGGAAATGTTGGTAGGGATTTTAGTCCTGACGTTGATGAGAATTCTAGCTTTTATTCTGAAGGTGAAGATTATGTTAATCAAGGGTTTGGGCCAAAGAGTAATGGCAAGACTGATGTGAATCTTAAGCACAGTTTCAGGAAACATGGGGACTATGGAGTTGATATTAGAAGTGATAGGGATTTTGTACCTGCCGGTTTTCGGCCAAAGAGTAGTGGCATTGTTGATGGGAATGCAAAGCGCAATGTGCGTTTTAAGGAGTTTGATGGGTATTCTTGTTTATCAGGATcaaagtttgttgagaagagtAGTGTTGTTGGGATTAAGAGAGATATGGATCCTGTTGAAGACTTGGCTTCATCGATTATGCGGTTGGGAGAAGGGTTTGTGAGGATGGAGAAAATGAAGATGGAAATGACAATGGAGATTGAGAAGATGCGAATGGAGATGGAGCTGAAGCGTAATGAGGCCATGATCGAATCCCACCAGCAGATTGTGGATGCTTTTGTGAATGCATTATTGGAaaggaagaggaaaaagaaggcGAAGGTGGAGTCTTCCCATGCTTAG